From Alienimonas californiensis, a single genomic window includes:
- a CDS encoding glutamine amidotransferase, with translation MAPPPPRRPTLTAAGRREPAGAGERLWRSLFPAARTPVRWRDGWPLAAFGLIAIGLFVWLELDRRVLFARPTLFGLLLFAPWVWWLAVANRGGLGTTRAEASTFLRLCLLGLCVAALAEPRAVRERDVTSVVFALDVSDSVGRSVESQALELFSGAVAAKPTTDEAGLVVFGRNAAVELPPKKSVAFEGVINSQVDRDATNLEQTLSLSAAMIPEENAGRVVLISDGTETEGRLASELDQLRGRGIKVDVLAVDYAGREEVWLERLDLPRFVREGESYEASVVLSSLGAGAGTLTLTENGEEIAREQVDYAAGKNRFSFPIRLRGPGYYEYAATIKANDTASGEPGDGVEDNNTALNYLYLEGAGKVLVVTDPGGDPRDVEDFVAAAREGEREVTVMDGYAFPRDVLSLMPYDLIVFAGVPADVFDARQLAAVRTAVSDMGVGFLMLGGENSFGAGGYQNTPVEEALPVDLDITRRKVLPKGALVIILHTCEFPQGNTWGKRICKRAIKVLGDQDECGVLVADYVEGEEWLFELTPAARYPELVPKINAAQIGDMPDFAQTMNAGLKALKDSDASAKHMIIISDGDPSPPSPALVKQFADAQIAISTVAVFPHQGDRASLNTMRGIAAGTGGRFYLPDDPNQLPGIFVKEAKTLRRTLIQNNTVQPEVALGHPILKGLGPLPPVRGYVLTTPKEALTEQILRVPSDEQVAPGEYDPILAVRQFGLGRTGAFTADLGPNWGADWVTWDGYGPFVRQLITHLGRVRKQGHLRMSTYTDGSDGVIVVEDFSPQERFLEITTSVAGPRDRTETVSLVQVGPRRYQARVPLWGKGRYQVIGRSATVGGGAAEAPAAAPAPEGPTPMGTIAGANDAIEEEPVGPADDGTEQVAGGFILPYSAEYLRFRSDPIVLKRVAERTGGRELIVDENTPKTLFTEDRQPKRSSRPIFDWLLILVACLIPLDIAVRRVQLDWALVRELFKREKLGTATAGAGGPTLEGLLAKKRESSPPSPGRRTPSRTGESRGVSQAPAKPQADVAPPKKPAPPANTTAALLDLKKKRDRS, from the coding sequence ATGGCCCCCCCGCCGCCCCGCCGGCCCACCCTCACCGCCGCCGGGCGGCGTGAGCCGGCGGGCGCGGGGGAGCGGCTGTGGCGCTCGCTGTTCCCGGCGGCCCGCACCCCGGTGCGGTGGCGGGACGGCTGGCCGCTGGCGGCGTTCGGGCTGATCGCGATCGGGCTATTCGTCTGGCTGGAACTCGACCGCCGGGTGCTGTTCGCCCGGCCGACGCTGTTCGGGCTGTTGCTGTTCGCCCCGTGGGTCTGGTGGCTGGCCGTTGCGAACCGCGGCGGATTGGGCACGACGCGGGCGGAGGCCTCCACGTTCCTGCGGCTCTGCCTGCTCGGGTTGTGCGTCGCGGCCCTGGCGGAGCCGCGGGCGGTGCGGGAGCGGGACGTGACCAGCGTGGTGTTCGCCCTGGACGTCTCCGATAGCGTCGGCCGCAGCGTGGAGAGCCAGGCGCTGGAACTGTTCAGCGGGGCGGTCGCCGCCAAGCCCACCACCGACGAGGCCGGCCTGGTCGTGTTCGGCCGCAACGCCGCGGTGGAGCTGCCGCCGAAGAAAAGCGTCGCCTTCGAGGGCGTCATCAACTCCCAGGTGGACCGCGACGCGACGAATCTGGAGCAGACCCTCAGCCTGTCCGCGGCGATGATTCCTGAGGAGAACGCCGGCCGGGTGGTGCTGATCTCCGACGGCACGGAGACCGAGGGCCGGCTCGCCTCGGAGCTGGATCAACTGCGGGGCCGGGGCATCAAGGTGGACGTGTTGGCGGTGGACTATGCTGGCCGGGAGGAGGTCTGGCTGGAACGGCTGGACCTGCCGCGGTTCGTGCGGGAAGGGGAGAGCTACGAGGCCAGTGTGGTGCTCAGCAGCCTCGGCGCCGGCGCCGGCACGCTGACCCTCACCGAAAACGGCGAGGAGATCGCCCGGGAGCAGGTGGACTACGCCGCCGGCAAGAACCGGTTCAGCTTTCCGATCCGCCTCCGCGGCCCCGGCTACTACGAGTACGCCGCGACGATCAAAGCAAACGACACGGCCTCCGGGGAGCCGGGCGACGGCGTGGAGGACAACAACACCGCTCTCAACTACCTCTATCTGGAGGGGGCGGGGAAGGTGCTGGTCGTGACGGACCCGGGCGGCGATCCGCGGGACGTGGAGGATTTCGTCGCCGCCGCCCGCGAGGGGGAGCGGGAGGTCACGGTGATGGACGGCTACGCCTTCCCGCGGGACGTGCTCAGCCTGATGCCCTACGACCTGATCGTGTTCGCCGGCGTGCCCGCGGACGTCTTCGACGCCCGCCAACTCGCCGCGGTGCGGACGGCCGTCTCCGACATGGGCGTGGGCTTCCTGATGCTCGGCGGGGAGAACAGCTTCGGCGCCGGCGGGTATCAGAACACCCCCGTCGAGGAGGCGTTGCCGGTCGATCTGGACATCACCCGCCGCAAGGTGCTGCCCAAGGGGGCGCTGGTCATCATCCTGCACACCTGCGAGTTCCCGCAGGGCAACACCTGGGGCAAGCGGATCTGCAAACGGGCGATCAAGGTCTTGGGCGATCAGGACGAATGCGGCGTGCTGGTGGCGGACTACGTCGAGGGGGAGGAGTGGCTGTTCGAACTGACGCCCGCGGCCCGCTACCCGGAGCTGGTGCCCAAGATCAACGCCGCCCAGATCGGGGATATGCCGGACTTCGCCCAGACCATGAACGCCGGCCTGAAGGCGCTGAAAGACAGCGACGCCAGTGCCAAGCACATGATCATCATCTCCGACGGCGACCCCAGCCCGCCGTCGCCGGCGCTGGTCAAGCAGTTCGCCGACGCCCAGATCGCGATCAGCACCGTCGCCGTCTTCCCGCACCAGGGCGACCGGGCCAGCCTGAACACGATGCGCGGCATCGCCGCCGGCACCGGCGGCCGGTTCTACCTGCCGGACGACCCGAACCAACTGCCCGGCATCTTCGTGAAGGAGGCGAAGACCCTCCGCCGCACGCTGATCCAGAACAACACCGTGCAGCCGGAGGTGGCCCTCGGTCACCCGATCCTCAAGGGGCTCGGGCCGCTGCCGCCGGTGCGGGGCTACGTGCTAACGACGCCGAAGGAGGCGCTGACCGAACAGATCCTGCGGGTGCCCTCCGACGAACAGGTCGCCCCCGGGGAGTACGATCCGATCCTCGCCGTCCGCCAGTTCGGCCTCGGCCGCACCGGGGCGTTCACCGCGGACCTCGGCCCGAACTGGGGCGCCGACTGGGTCACGTGGGACGGCTACGGCCCGTTCGTGCGGCAGCTCATCACGCACCTGGGCCGGGTCCGCAAGCAGGGGCACCTGCGGATGAGCACCTACACGGACGGCTCCGACGGGGTGATCGTTGTGGAAGACTTCTCGCCCCAGGAACGCTTCCTTGAGATCACCACCTCCGTCGCCGGACCGCGAGACCGCACGGAGACCGTTTCGCTGGTGCAGGTCGGGCCGCGTCGGTATCAGGCCCGCGTGCCGCTGTGGGGGAAGGGCCGTTACCAGGTCATCGGCCGCTCTGCGACGGTCGGCGGCGGCGCCGCGGAAGCCCCCGCCGCGGCCCCGGCGCCCGAGGGCCCCACGCCCATGGGCACCATCGCCGGGGCGAACGACGCCATCGAGGAGGAGCCGGTCGGACCGGCGGACGACGGCACGGAGCAGGTCGCCGGCGGTTTCATCCTGCCCTATAGCGCCGAGTACCTGCGGTTCCGCAGCGACCCGATCGTGTTGAAACGGGTCGCCGAACGCACCGGCGGCCGGGAACTGATCGTCGACGAGAACACGCCGAAAACGCTGTTCACCGAGGACCGCCAGCCGAAGCGCAGCAGCCGGCCGATCTTCGACTGGTTGCTGATCCTCGTGGCCTGCCTGATCCCGCTGGACATCGCCGTGCGGCGGGTGCAGCTCGACTGGGCGCTGGTGCGGGAGCTGTTTAAACGGGAGAAACTTGGCACGGCGACCGCCGGCGCCGGCGGGCCGACGCTGGAGGGCCTGCTCGCCAAAAAGCGGGAGAGCTCGCCCCCCTCACCCGGCCGTCGTACCCCGAGCAGAACGGGTGAATCACGTGGGGTTTCGCAGGCGCCCGCGAAACCGCAAGCGGACGTCGCCCCGCCGAAGAAACCGGCCCCGCCGGCGAACACCACCGCGGCCCTGCTGGATTTGAAGAAGAAACGCGACCGGTCCTGA
- a CDS encoding AAA family ATPase, with translation MTDLPPPDASLPAPDGAPAPVDPDRLRAEAAEFRTIFEQVRTEVGRVMVGQVGVIEAVLTALFAGGNVLLEGVPGLGKTELVKALSKVLDLDFKRIQFTPDLMPADIVGTQVMSADEHGQYRFEFRQGPIFTQLLLADEINRASPKTQSALLETMQEGSVTTSGTRYVLEQPFFVMATQNPLEQEGTYPLPEAQLDRFLFKVNVPLPDRAELNEIVGRTILKQPIDPAQILDSAAILRHRRTLNNVVVTDAVRDYAVRLVLSTHPQAVLAQGEAGEAVTRYVKAGASPRAAQSLIKAARVRALAEGRPHAAFEDVAHFAPAVLQHRVLLNYDGQADDVSVPDLIADLTKSLPERAA, from the coding sequence ATGACCGACCTCCCCCCGCCCGACGCCTCCCTCCCCGCTCCGGACGGGGCGCCGGCGCCCGTCGACCCGGACCGCCTGCGGGCCGAAGCCGCGGAGTTCCGCACGATCTTCGAGCAGGTCCGCACAGAGGTCGGCCGCGTGATGGTCGGGCAGGTCGGGGTGATCGAAGCCGTGCTGACCGCCCTGTTCGCCGGCGGCAACGTCCTGCTGGAGGGCGTTCCCGGGCTCGGCAAGACGGAGCTGGTGAAGGCCCTGTCGAAGGTGTTGGACCTCGACTTCAAACGCATCCAGTTCACCCCGGACCTGATGCCGGCGGACATCGTGGGCACCCAGGTGATGAGCGCCGACGAGCACGGCCAGTACCGCTTCGAATTCCGGCAGGGGCCGATCTTCACCCAGCTTTTGCTGGCCGACGAGATCAACCGGGCCAGTCCGAAGACGCAGTCGGCCCTGCTGGAAACGATGCAGGAGGGTAGCGTGACCACCTCCGGCACGCGGTACGTCCTGGAGCAGCCGTTCTTCGTGATGGCGACCCAGAACCCGCTGGAACAGGAGGGGACCTACCCGCTGCCGGAGGCTCAGCTGGACCGGTTCCTGTTCAAGGTCAACGTGCCGCTGCCGGACCGGGCGGAGCTGAACGAAATCGTCGGCCGGACGATCCTCAAGCAGCCGATCGACCCGGCCCAGATCCTCGACAGTGCCGCGATCCTGCGGCATCGGCGGACGCTGAACAACGTGGTCGTCACGGACGCCGTGCGGGACTACGCAGTGCGGCTGGTGCTCTCCACGCACCCGCAGGCCGTGCTGGCCCAGGGCGAAGCCGGCGAGGCGGTCACCCGGTACGTAAAGGCCGGCGCCAGCCCGCGGGCCGCGCAAAGCCTCATCAAGGCCGCCCGGGTCCGGGCCCTGGCGGAGGGGCGCCCGCATGCGGCGTTCGAAGACGTCGCCCACTTCGCCCCGGCTGTGCTCCAGCACCGCGTGTTGCTGAACTACGACGGTCAGGCCGACGACGTGAGCGTGCCGGACCTCATCGCCGATCTCACGAAAAGCCTGCCGGAGCGGGCGGCGTGA
- a CDS encoding DUF58 domain-containing protein encodes MSGSSLTTLLPNDVLGRLERVRLQPVRRLTNPSRGEHLAGKGGSSTEFADYRDYAPGDDVRFVDWNIFSRLNKPYMKLYRHEEELHVCLIVDASASMKYGTGETKLMRASRIAAAFGICALTSVEKVSAHVCHAAGTEPVRMPPSTGRKSLPRLLKFLETVQPGGDYPIESAVADVLKRHRGRGIAVIASDFLTFGDVSGLFGRLQAAGLEPWAVQVLSPEEIDPDLSGDLRLVDCENGAGLDVTRAGDLLGFYHDHRLALEDELAVQCRQRGGRFLPVSTTEPLKDLLFGTLRRRGWLR; translated from the coding sequence GTGAGCGGTTCGTCGCTCACCACGCTGCTGCCCAACGACGTACTCGGCCGGTTGGAACGGGTGCGGTTGCAGCCGGTCCGCCGCCTGACGAACCCCTCCCGCGGCGAGCACCTCGCCGGAAAGGGCGGCAGCAGCACGGAGTTCGCCGACTACCGCGACTACGCCCCCGGCGACGACGTGCGGTTCGTCGACTGGAACATTTTTAGTCGGCTCAACAAGCCGTATATGAAGCTGTACCGGCACGAGGAGGAGCTGCACGTCTGCCTGATCGTCGACGCCAGCGCCTCTATGAAATATGGGACCGGCGAGACGAAGCTGATGCGGGCCAGCCGGATCGCGGCGGCGTTCGGGATCTGTGCGTTGACCAGCGTCGAAAAAGTCTCCGCGCACGTCTGCCACGCGGCGGGCACGGAGCCGGTGCGCATGCCGCCGTCCACGGGCCGCAAGTCGCTGCCGCGGTTGCTGAAGTTCCTCGAAACGGTGCAGCCCGGCGGGGACTACCCGATTGAATCGGCGGTCGCCGACGTGCTCAAACGGCATCGCGGCCGCGGCATCGCCGTGATCGCCAGCGACTTTCTGACCTTCGGGGACGTCTCCGGCCTGTTCGGGCGGTTGCAGGCGGCGGGGCTGGAGCCGTGGGCGGTGCAGGTGCTCAGCCCGGAGGAGATCGACCCGGACCTCTCCGGCGATCTGCGGCTGGTCGACTGCGAGAACGGCGCCGGGCTGGACGTCACCCGGGCCGGCGACCTGCTGGGCTTCTACCACGACCACCGCCTCGCCCTGGAGGACGAACTGGCCGTGCAGTGTCGCCAGCGAGGCGGCCGGTTCCTGCCGGTCAGCACGACCGAGCCGCTCAAGGACCTGCTGTTCGGCACCCTCCGCCGCCGGGGGTGGCTGCGATGA
- a CDS encoding vWA domain-containing protein, with protein sequence MNALSSIGFANLAAGALAALAAPIILFYFLKLRRPRAEVPSLALWRRVVNDKRVNSPFQKFRRNLLLLLQLLLLAALTFAAMQPFLNAGAGRAEYRVLLIDASASMAATDAAGRSRLDLAKEKAEDLIAGLQPGQQLALIAFDRNARTLQEFTDNPNLLAPALAGLTTKDVQSDLGDALRLAGALARTAPVAEAILLTDGNLPPADDVDLAFPVNYQRLPAAGPNVGVVALNARRSGVGAAEDAGWDLFVKLAASAPTGARVELYGEDGPDGGKPLAAESIGFDRADDSPRLVFEVPADGPRAVTVRVVAEGSDSLPADDTAGLILPPPRPLTAFCPDSQGLFRRALALEPGAVSLYPRPNDQGPPSFDLAIVDQPDTSENPAPEATVRTFVGVIPKDLEGLIETKVGYAEVVDWRQTAPVLEHVQLREVQITEEPFYLEQPGGEPADAGDLEQLGYEVLIDARTGPLMLRRREGARVDYHLLFDPATSTLPYRVAFPILVQNMIREATRAAALSEVRAEQTGTLPEVDLGDPNREGTVVGPDGTRTLRADAGGMLTAVPAETAGLYTISAGGEEVASFTAGVLSPLETSLVGVEKLELNEVEVAVSGEEVSADRPLWRWLAAGAFALLLTEWWVFHRRPVT encoded by the coding sequence ATGAACGCCCTCTCCTCGATCGGGTTTGCGAACCTCGCCGCCGGGGCGCTGGCGGCGTTGGCGGCGCCGATCATCCTGTTCTACTTCCTCAAACTGCGGCGGCCGCGGGCGGAGGTGCCCAGTCTGGCCCTGTGGCGGCGGGTGGTGAACGACAAACGGGTGAACAGCCCGTTCCAGAAGTTCCGCCGCAACCTGCTCCTTCTGCTCCAACTCCTGTTATTGGCGGCGCTGACGTTCGCGGCGATGCAGCCGTTTTTGAACGCCGGGGCGGGGCGGGCGGAGTACCGCGTGCTGCTGATCGACGCCTCCGCCAGCATGGCCGCGACCGACGCCGCCGGCCGTTCGCGGCTCGATCTGGCGAAGGAAAAGGCCGAGGACCTGATCGCCGGCCTGCAGCCCGGGCAGCAACTCGCCCTGATCGCGTTCGACCGCAACGCCCGCACGCTGCAGGAGTTCACCGACAACCCGAACCTGCTCGCCCCCGCCCTCGCCGGGCTCACGACCAAGGACGTGCAGAGCGACCTCGGCGACGCCCTGCGGCTGGCCGGGGCGCTGGCCCGCACGGCGCCGGTCGCGGAGGCGATCCTGCTGACGGACGGCAACCTCCCGCCGGCCGACGACGTGGATCTCGCCTTCCCGGTGAACTACCAGCGCCTGCCGGCGGCGGGGCCGAACGTGGGCGTGGTGGCGTTGAACGCCCGCCGCAGCGGAGTCGGCGCCGCGGAGGACGCCGGGTGGGACCTGTTCGTGAAGCTCGCCGCCAGCGCCCCGACCGGGGCGCGGGTGGAACTCTACGGCGAGGACGGCCCGGACGGCGGCAAACCGCTGGCGGCGGAGTCCATCGGGTTCGACCGGGCCGACGATTCGCCCCGGCTGGTGTTCGAAGTGCCCGCGGACGGCCCGCGGGCGGTGACGGTGCGGGTCGTCGCCGAGGGCTCCGACAGCCTGCCGGCCGACGACACGGCCGGCCTGATCCTCCCCCCGCCGCGGCCGCTGACGGCGTTCTGCCCGGATTCGCAGGGTCTGTTCCGCCGGGCGCTGGCCCTCGAACCGGGGGCGGTCTCCCTGTATCCCCGCCCGAACGATCAGGGCCCGCCGAGCTTCGACCTGGCGATCGTCGATCAGCCAGACACCTCCGAAAACCCCGCCCCGGAGGCGACCGTGCGGACGTTCGTCGGCGTGATCCCCAAGGATCTGGAAGGGCTGATCGAGACGAAGGTGGGGTATGCGGAGGTGGTCGACTGGCGGCAGACGGCGCCGGTGTTGGAGCACGTCCAGCTTCGCGAGGTGCAGATCACCGAGGAGCCCTTCTATCTGGAGCAACCCGGCGGGGAGCCAGCCGACGCCGGGGACCTGGAGCAGCTCGGCTACGAGGTGCTGATCGACGCCCGCACGGGACCGCTGATGCTCCGGCGGCGGGAGGGCGCCCGGGTGGACTATCACCTGCTGTTCGACCCGGCCACCAGTACGCTGCCCTACCGGGTGGCGTTCCCGATCCTCGTGCAGAACATGATCCGCGAGGCGACCCGGGCGGCGGCGCTGTCCGAGGTGCGCGCCGAGCAGACCGGCACGTTGCCGGAGGTGGACCTGGGCGACCCGAACCGCGAGGGGACCGTCGTCGGGCCGGACGGAACCCGCACGCTGCGGGCCGACGCGGGCGGGATGCTGACCGCGGTTCCGGCGGAGACGGCCGGGCTCTACACGATCAGCGCCGGGGGGGAGGAGGTCGCCTCGTTCACGGCCGGCGTGCTCTCGCCGCTGGAAACGTCGCTGGTCGGCGTGGAGAAACTGGAACTCAACGAGGTCGAGGTCGCCGTCTCCGGCGAGGAGGTCTCCGCCGATCGCCCGCTGTGGCGCTGGCTGGCGGCCGGGGCGTTCGCCCTGCTGCTGACCGAGTGGTGGGTCTTTCACCGCCGTCCCGTGACCTGA
- a CDS encoding ABC transporter ATP-binding protein — protein sequence MSVAEPSAEAPARAPSNAPAAPPAPIAAETPAIEVIRLSHTYKKHRALQRMEFNVDPGTIHGFVGPNGAGKTTTLKIICTLMKPQQGAVRVFGRDVVRQVHAVRSSIGFMPDHFSMYRQMSVHEYLDFFGAAYGLPTKQRDGVIKNVLELTDMDGRQDDLIKGLSRGMTQRVGLARVLINDPSLLLLDEPASGLDPRARIELMDILRALRGMGKTIFISSHILSELAELCDAVTIVDRGTTKFSGSIDELLSAASGLVTYRVLLDPPRDGAPEPEDLASDLMAIPGVTEVRKCDERPGWLVTFDRDVIPVNDILGGVIALGLPVVGFAEEKKHLNRAFMELTAGGVREA from the coding sequence GTGAGCGTCGCCGAGCCGTCCGCCGAGGCCCCCGCCCGGGCCCCCTCGAACGCCCCCGCCGCCCCGCCGGCCCCGATCGCCGCGGAGACGCCGGCGATCGAGGTCATCCGGCTGTCGCACACCTACAAGAAGCACCGGGCGCTCCAGCGGATGGAGTTCAACGTCGACCCCGGCACGATCCACGGGTTCGTCGGCCCCAACGGCGCCGGCAAGACGACCACCCTCAAGATCATCTGCACCCTGATGAAGCCCCAGCAGGGCGCCGTGCGGGTGTTCGGCCGGGACGTCGTCCGGCAGGTCCACGCGGTGCGGAGCAGCATCGGCTTCATGCCGGACCACTTCAGCATGTACCGGCAGATGTCGGTGCACGAATACCTGGACTTCTTCGGCGCCGCCTACGGACTACCCACCAAGCAGCGGGACGGGGTCATCAAGAACGTCCTCGAATTGACCGACATGGACGGCCGGCAGGACGACCTCATCAAGGGCCTGTCGCGGGGCATGACGCAGCGCGTCGGCCTGGCCCGCGTGTTGATCAACGACCCGTCCCTGCTGCTATTGGACGAACCGGCCTCGGGGCTCGACCCGCGGGCCCGGATTGAACTGATGGACATCCTACGGGCGCTGCGGGGGATGGGCAAAACGATCTTTATCTCCTCGCACATCCTCAGCGAGCTGGCGGAGTTGTGCGACGCGGTCACGATCGTCGACCGCGGCACGACCAAGTTCAGCGGCTCGATCGACGAGCTGTTGTCGGCGGCTTCCGGTCTGGTGACCTACCGGGTGCTGCTCGACCCGCCCCGCGACGGCGCCCCGGAGCCGGAGGACCTCGCCAGCGACCTGATGGCGATCCCCGGAGTGACGGAGGTGCGGAAATGCGACGAACGCCCCGGCTGGCTGGTGACCTTCGACCGCGACGTGATCCCGGTCAACGACATCCTCGGCGGCGTAATCGCCCTCGGCCTACCGGTGGTGGGTTTCGCCGAGGAGAAGAAACACCTGAACCGGGCCTTCATGGAACTGACCGCCGGCGGGGTCCGCGAGGCGTAA